The stretch of DNA CGTAGGCTTTCTCGACCACTTGCTGGGGGGTGAGGCGCTCGGCGATCGCCGTGCTCAGCAGGGCGATCACCGTGGAGCGCATGCCAGCGGCGCAGTGGACCAGCACCGGCTTGGGCAGGTGGTCGAGCTGGCGCAAGATTTGATCAATAACGGCTTCGTCCAGGTGCTCTAGCCGCAGGGGAATGTGGTTGTAGTGCAAACCCAAGGACTCTGCCACCTGCTGTTCGTCGGCCCAAAAGCCCAGCTCGTTGGGCACCCGCAGGTTGAGCACCGCTTTGAACCCTTCCTCCACGGCGGCCTGCAATTGCTCCACGCGCACCTGCCCCATGGTGGTCAGGGCATCGGTTACCTTCGTTCCGTATTCCATCGTGCATCCTTTTACAACACTGACAGGTGTGGCTGCGATCGCACTAGTACCGCCCCCCGGAGAACACCCGAGCGGAAGTCACAAAACCGATTCGCAGCAAAATTTAGCCCAAAAATATCTTGAGCTTTTCGAGGATTGTAAAACCCCCGATCTAGAGCAGCCTGCGGGCTGACAAAAGACTTAATTAAATCAAAATGCCATATTAACTGCGGTTTGTCGATAGATTTACCGTAGTTTTTGAATAATTGATAAATAATCTGCAAGTATTGCAGCTTTTAATCTTGCTCTTGGTTAATCTAACTCAAAATCTATAACTTCCGCACTTAGAGCCTTTAGGCCGAACTATTTCTAGCCTAATTGTGATTCCAGCAACATTTATCCTGAATATGACTTGCGTTTTGCTGCTGACCGACCTACAAAACATTAGGAGCAGGATAGATGAAGTGACGCAAAATCCAACCTCAGGGTTGTTATGCTGGGTTCTGCTGCCGCGCCACCCAACCTGCAAACCAGTAGATTCTTAAGCCTTTTGCCAGTGACTACCCATTACATTGCCACAGATATTTCATCGTGATAGCCTTGATTAAAGCATTAACTCCGGCAAGACAGTAGATTTACTGTAGATTGAATTTGTTGCGCCAGAAACATTTAGACTTCCGTCGGAAATTGAGTTGACTTGCTGATTGTTGTCGCGGCAACATTCAGTCAGACATTTTCTGCCTTGGAATCTATCTCGTGCGAATGCTGTCTGGACTTTTCCGGTGAAAAACTATTTTTTGGAGAACTTGAGATGAGCGTCATTAGTTTGACTCCGCCTGCCCTGGAGCTAGAAATTAGGCCCCTGGGAGGGCGGATTGGGGCCGAAATTTCAGGTCTGGATTTGGGGCAACCCCTGGGCGATCGCACCATTGCCGCCCTGCGCCAGGCCCTACTGCAATACAAGGTGATCTTCTTTCGCCACCAGTGCCTCGACGACCACAGCCAGGTGACCTTCGCCCGCCACTTTGGCGAACTGACCGGTGCCCACCCCACCGTGGCTCCGCCCGCCAACCACGCCGCCGTGCTCGATATCGACTATGGCCGCAGCCCGTCGCGCACCAACTTCTGGCACACCGACGTCACCTTTGTGGATCGGCCTCCCCTGGGTTCGGTGTTGCGGGCTCTGGAGCTGCCCCCCACCGGGGGCGATACCCTCTGGGCCAACACCGTCACCGCCTACCACGACCTGCCCCCCTGCCTCAGGGCGCTGGCCGATGCGGCCTGGGCTGTGCACAGCAACGCCTACGACTACGCGGCGGCGACCCTCTCTCCGGCGGCCCGCGCCTTTCAAGAAAAGTTCTCGGCCACGCGCTACGAAACCCTGCACCCGGTGGTGCGCGTCCACCCCGAAACCGGGGAACGGGGTCTGTTTCTGGGTGGGTTTGCCCGCCACATTCGCAGCCTCTCGACCACCGAGTCGGCAGAGGTGCTGGCCATGCTGCAAAGCTACGTCACCCGGCCCGAAAACACCGTGCGCTGGTGCTGGCAGCTGGGAGATGTGGCCTTTTGGGACAACCGGGTCACTCAGCACTACGGCGTCTACGACTACGACGGCCAGGCCCGTCGGGTGCGTCGGGTGACGATCGCCGGGGATGTGCCCGTGGGTGTGGGCGGCGATCGCAGTGAGGCGATTGAGGGAGATTCGTCGGGGTATACGCCGAGGGCGGCTTGAGGGGTGGGAAGTAAGGGGTGGGGGGGTGGATGGGTGGGTCGGCCCTAGGGTACTGGCGTTGAGAATTTGTGTATTTTGATTTCATTTGTAATGAGCTTTGCTTTCATTCCAGGTGAATTTGGCTGATGATAGGGCGCGGTAAAGGGGCACTAGAGCCGAGAGCTTGCCGTGGGCCGATTGGCGTTACTCAGAGGTTTTGCCATGTGGTACTCAAACCTGGAATACGAGTTGGCGGGTGGCGAGCCCTGGTTTCCTGCCGTGCCAGTGGGGTTGCCCCGTTCGCTGCCAGTGTCTGGCTGGAAAGAGCACCAGCGCTATCCCCAGGGGCGATCGCTGCCCCCCCTGGATGCTGCCCCGGTGGAGCCGGTGGTGTGTCAGGTGGTGATTCCGCCGACCTACCAGCGGCTGCCGATTTTGTCGCGGCTGACCTCGCGCTTTGGAGTGACGGTCAACATTTTGGGGGCGGCGCTGTCGGCGCGGCGCAGGCGGGGCGGCGAGTTTGTGCTGGCGCTGGAGGGCGGGCCTCAGCAACAGGCGAGTTCGCTGGCTTACCTGAAAGACTTGCAGGTACAGTTTGTGCCAAAGCGAGACATTAAGGCTACGCCCAGGCTGCTGAACGAGGGGGAATCCCTAGCGCAAAAGCCGGTGGTGTTGCCCAGGGGGTGTGACCGTGTCCGCCTCCAAATCCACATTCCGGCTCACTGCCACCCCCAGCCGGTGATCTCCAACCTGGTCAAAGACCACGACGTGGCGGTCACTATTCTGAGTGCCTCTCTGCCCAGCCAGGGTGATCGCGACGGCTGGTTTGAGCTAGAGCTATGGGGGCTACCCTCACGGCTGGAGGCGGCTGTTGCCGCCCTTAACCAGTCCGACTGCGCCCTGTGGTTAGCAAAATGAGCTTCTGGCTCTGGTGGGCAAAGCCCACCCTACGGGTGCTTTCTGTAGGGTGGGCTTTGCCCACTGCTGACTAAAACATTTCAACCCAGCAGTGTTCGCCCCGACTGATTTCTAAACTTAGTTTCCTTAGCGTTTTCCCATGACTCTCCAACCCTTTGAGGTGCGGCCCGTCGCCGGGCGCATCGGTGCCGAACTGGTGGGCCTCGACCTGAGCAGCCCCCTCAGCGACGACGTAATTCTGGCCATTCGCCAAACGCTGGTGCAGCACAAAGTGATTTTCTTTCGCCACCAGCACCACCTCGATTCAGACGGTCAAATTGCCTTTGCCCGTCGCTTTGGCCCCATTACCGCCGCTCACCCCACCCTACCGCCCCTGGAACAACGCCCCGAGGTGCTGGATTTGAACTACGGCAAAAACCACGGCTACGCCAACTACTGGCATACCGATGTCACCTTTATTGATACGCCAGTGCTGGGTGCGGTGCTGCGGGCGGTAGAGATTCCCCCCGTGGGCGGCGATACGATCTGGGCCAACACCGTCACCGCCTACGACGACCTGCCCGAACCGCTCAAAACCCTGGTCAATTCGCTCTGGGCCATCCACAGCAATGCCTACGACTACATCACCGAGGCCACCCACCTCAGCGACTACTTCAAGCAGTACCGCGAAACCTTTGAATCGACCGTGTTTGAAACCCGCCACCCAGTGGTGCGCGTTCACCCCGAGTCGGGCGAAAAGTCCCTGGTGCTGGGCGGTTTCGTGCGCCGCTTCCAGGGCCTTTCCCAGGCCGAATCTGAGGACTTGCTGCGCACCCTGCAAAGCTACGTCACCCGACCCGAAAACACCGTGCGCTGGCAGTGGCAGCTGGGGGATGTGGCCTTCTGGGACAACCGGGCTACGCAGCACTATGCGATCGCCGACTACGGCGACCAGCCCCGCCGCGTGCAGCGGGTCACCATCGTCGGCGACCTGCCCGTCAACGCCGAGGGCGAGTCGAGCGTAGCGATCAAGGGCGACTCGGCGGCCTATAACGGGCTATTGGCAGTTGCGTCTTGAGGGTAGGGGGTAGGGAGTGGGGGGTAGGGGGTAAGGGGGTCGTTGATTGCCACATCTCCTCTCCTTTCACACCATCTACTCCCCACCCCTCACGCCCCACCCCTCACTCCTCCCACCCCACTCCTCAAAAAACCATGGCAAAAATCCGCCTCGAAAACGGCCTCACAATCACCGACCTGCCCAGCATTGCCGCTACCCTAGCCCCGCTGGGCATCCAGCTACACCACTGGCCCATTGGGGAGAATGCTGAGCTGCATGCTCTGTTGGCTAAAGCAAGCCTGGATGATGCCGAAAAAGAGACCGTCCTGACCGGGTTAGACCACTATTTTCAACAGTTGCAGGTCTCCGACGGCTACCAAAACCGCGACCTGATCGTGCTGAACCCTGATGTGCCTAACCTTGACGCCCTGCTGGCCAAGTTCGACAAGATCCACAGCCACGCCGACAACGAAATTCGCTACATCGTCGATGGCGAAGGCGTCTTCGGCTTTGTGCTGCCCGACGGAACTCAGTTAGAACTGACCATTCAACCCGAGGAATACATCAACGTGCCCGCTGGCACTGAGCACTGGTTTGTGCTCACCGAAAGTCGCCGCATCAAGGCCGTGCGCTACTTCACCACCACTGACGGCTGGGTGCCGGAGTATACGGGGCGCGAGATTCGGGTGCAGCCTGTGGCCGCGTAGGGAGTGGGGAGTGAGGGGTGGGGAGTGAGGAGTGGGGAGTGTTTGATTAAAACGCTAAACCCTGAAACCAACAACCCGATTTAACCCCTACCCATCCACCCCCTACCCCCTACTACCCCTACCCCCTACCCCTACCCCTACCCCCTACCCCCTACCCCCTACTCCCCACCCCTTTAAGAACCACCTATGACCAACCTCAATACAGACCTCGGCTTCCCCACCCAGCGACTACAGGCCGATGTGCTCGTAGTCGGCGGCGGCACCGCGGGCACCATGGCGGGCATCAAGGCCAAACAGGCCAACCCCGACAGCGATGTGCTGATTTTAGAGAAAGCCAACATTCGCCGCAGTGGGGCGATCGCCATGGGCATGGACGGGGTCAATACCGCCGTCATCCCCGGCAACTCCACTCCCGAGCAGTACGTACGCGAGATCACCATCGCCAACGACGGCATCGTCAACCAAAAGGCTGTATATGAAACCGGGCGGCTGGGCTTTGAGGTGATTCAAGAACTGGAAAGCTGGGGGGTGAAATTTCAAAAAGATCCCGACGGCAACTACGACCTCAAGCAGGTGCACCGGGTAGGCAAATACGTCCTCCCCATGCCCGAAGGCAAGGATCTCAAAAAAATCCTCACCCGCCAGGTGAAGCGCCACGGGGTCAAAGTCACCAACCGGGTGATGGCCACCCGCGTGATTGTGCAAAACGGTCGCGCCACCGGAGTCGTTGGCTTTGACGTACGCAGCGGCGACTTTGTGGTGATTCAAGCCAAAGCGGTGATTCTCTGCACCGGGGCCTGCGGTCGGCTGGGCCTGCCCGCCTCCGGCTACCTCTACGGCACCTACGAAAACCCCACCAACGCGGGCGACGGCTATGCCATGGCCTACCACGCCGGGGCCGAGATGACCAACATCGAGTGCTTCCAGATCAACCCGCTGATCAAAGACTACAACGGCCCCGCCTGCGCCTACGTGGCCAGCCCCTTTGGGGCTTACACCGCCAACGCCGAAGGCCACCGCTTCATCAACTGCGACTACTGGAGCGGCCAGATGATGCTGGATATCTACAAAGAACTCAACTCCGGCAACGGCCCCGTGCACCTAAAGATGTACCACCTCGATGACGACACCATTGCCAAAATCGAGTCGATTCTCTGGGCCAACGAGCGCCCCAGCCGGGGCCGCTTCCACGAGGGCCGGGGCGAAAACTACCGCACCCACGGCGTCGAGATGAACATTTCTGAGATTGGCCTATGCAGCGGCCACAGCGCTTCGGGGGTGTGGGTGAACGAGCGGGCCGAAACCACCGTCCCCGGCCTCTACGCCGCCGGAGACATGGCCAGCGTGCCCCACAACTATATGATCGGGGCCTTTGTCTATGGCCGCATTGCCGGGGAGAATGCCGTTGACTACCTCCAAAGCCTGGATCACCTCGAACCCGACCCCGACTTTCTCGCCGCCGAGCAGACCCGCATTTATGCCCCCCTCACCCAGCCCAACGGCATCCCCCACACCCAGGTGGAATACAAATTGCGTCGCCTGGTCAACGACTACCTGCAACCGCCCAAGTCGCCCCACAAAATGGAAATTGGCCTGGAGAAGTTCGTCGCCTACGCCGACACCCTCACCGCCATGGGTGCCCGCGACCCCCACGAACTGATGCGCTGCAACGAAGTCTCCTTCATCCGCGACTGCGCCGAAATGGCCGCCCGCGCCTCCCTCTACCGCAAAGAGACCCGCTGGGGCCTTTACCACTACCGCCTCGACTACCCCGATCGCAACGACGCCGAGTGGTTCTGCCACGTGAACTTGAAGAGAACGGAATCCGGGGAGATGGAGCTATTCAAGCGCCCCGTCGAACCCTACATCGTCGATGTCGATTTGAAGCGAGAAGTCTACGATGTCGCCGTCCGGTAGGGTGGGCACCGCCCACCATTCCCCCTGTGCTGCACCCAGTCTCCCCGTAGGTTGGGTGAAACGAAGTGCAACCCAACGCCAATCCCCGCTGTTGGGTTCCGCTAGCGCTCCACCCAACCTACCCATCCACCCCTTACCTATCCACCCAAAGAAATCATGGCCTTAACTACCCAACGGGTTGACGTACCCGTGATCGTTGACGAATCGAAATGTCTGGAAAAATGCAACGCCTGCATCGAAGTCTGCCCCCTCGACGTGCTGGTGAAGAACCCCGAAACCGGCAAAGCCTACATGAAATACGACGAGTGCTGGTTTTGCCTGCCCTGCGAGAAGGAATGCCCCACCGGGGCGATTACCGTACAGATTCCGTTTTTGCTTAGGTAACAGGTAATAGGTGACAGGTGATAGGTAACAGCCATGAAAACTATCACCTTTTTCCTGTCACCTGTACCCCCTACCCCCTACCCCCTACCCCCTACCCATCCACCCCTTCACCCCCATGGACTCCGAACTCTCCCAGTGGATTACCCTCCTGCGATCGCCTCTTCTAGACGATCGCCTCGTTGCCATCAAAACCCTGCAACACCTGGGCGATGAGGATGCGATCGCCCCCCTGATCGACGCTCTGCAAGACGACGACCCAACGGTACAGACCCTGGTGATCACCACCCTGTGGGAGTTCGCCCACCCCAGCGCCATTCCGCCCCTGATCGGCTGTCTGGGGTCACCCTACGAGGCCGTGCGAAACGAAGCGCTGTCAGCCCTGAAAGAGTTGGTTTCGACCGACGACCTGATGAAATTGCTGGATGTGCTGCAAACCGGGAATTTTCACGCCCAGCTCAACGTGCTGGTGCTGCTGCGGAAGATCCACGACGCCCAGGCGCTGCCGTTCATTCTGCCGTTTTTTGAATCCGAGAATGCCGAGCTGCGGGAGGCGGCGGTGATCACCCTGCGCTACCTCAACCAGGTGGTGCGCTGCGAACCGGCCCTGGCCCTGGCCCGCGATCCGTCAGAAGTAGTGCGGCGGGCGGCGGTGCTCACCCTGGGTCACCTCAGCGATGAGGGGGTGGTGCCCCTGCTGAGCCACCTGCTCACCGAGGATACCGACTGGCAGGTGCGGCGCAATGCGGCCCAGGCGCTGGACACCCTGGCTGACCCGGCGGCGATCGCCGCCCTAGTAGCGGCAGTGGCCGACCCGGAATGGCAAGTGCGGAAGTTTGCCGTGCGGGCCTTGCAGAAGGTGACGGACAGCCGAGCCTTACCGGCGCTGATCAACGCCCTGGCCGATGAATCCTCCGACGTGCGGCGCGATGCGGCCACCGCCCTGGGCAACCTGGGCCAAACTGAGGCGTTGTCGGCCTTGCAGCAAACTTTGAATGACCCGGACATTGACGTGCGGATTTTTTCGGAGCGGGCGATCGCCCAAATCAACCAGACCCTAGCCCAAACCGCCCATGGTTAGCCCTTTTCAGACCAGTGCCCCAGCTCCAGAGGCCATACCTTCCAGCCTGGAGGAAGCGGCCCGCAAAGCCGAGGTCATTGCCCAGCTCAAGCACCTGCACGAACCCACCCTGGGCAACGACTTGGTCAGCCTGGGTATGGTGCGCCACCTGCGGGTGGTGGGCGACTACGTGTACCTGCGCCTGTACGTCGGTGCCCACCAACTGGCGCTGGAACATCAGGTGCAGCAGCGTCTTTCAGAACTGCCCTGGGTCAAAAAGGTCTACGTACAGCTCTGCACTATTCCCGGTGTGCGGACGACCCTGGCGATCGCCAGCGGCAAGGGCGGCGTCGGTAAATCGACCACGGCGGTGCAGTTAGCGATCGCCCTCACCCGCACCGGAGCCAAAGTGGGCCTGCTCGATGCCGATATCTACGGCCCCAATGTGCCCCAACTGCTGGGGCTGGGCCAGGTCCAGGTCGAGGTGGTTGAAACCCCTGAGGGCCAGCGGTTTGTACCCCTAGAAGTCCACGGCATCAAGCTCATGTCCGTGGGGCTTTTGGCGGAACCCGACCATCCCCTGGCCTGGCGGGGGCCGGTGCTGCACAAAATTCTCACCCAGTTCATTCAGCAGGTGGCCTGGGGCGATCTGGACTACCTGCTGGTGGATCTGCCTCCCGGCACTGGCGATGCTCAGATCACCTTGGTGCAAGAAAGCCCCATCTGCGGCGTGATTATGGTGACTACTCCCCACGCGATCGCCCTGGCCGACCTGCGCCGCAGTATCCACATGTTTCGCCAGGTGGGGGTGCCCGTGCTGGGGCTGATCGAAAACATGAGCTACCTGGTGTGCCCCTGCTGCGACACTCGCACCCCCATTTTTGGTGGCGGCGGCGGTGCCCAGATTGCCGCTGAACTCTCGGTTTCCCTGTGGGGCCAGGTGCCCATCGACCCTGGCCTGAGCGAAGCAGGGAAAGCAGACCCCACGTCTGATTCTCTCTTCAAGGCAGTATTTGACCCGATTGCTCAAGGTTTGAAGGGGACTTTTGGGAGTGGGGAGTAAGGGGTGGGAGTGTCTGATTGAAACCCCAACCCCTGCGCCTAAAAACCAAGACCTACCCCCTACCCATCCACCCCCTACCCCCTACCCCTTACCCCGCTCTTCGCTGAGGCACAACATCTCTGCTGAGGTATAACAATGGTTGCAGAAGACAATGGCAGAGTCCAGAACCTACAGCACCCCATGGCAAAGGCAAAAGCCCCCAGTTTGGCTTCCAACCCGATTGAAACGCTGACGACCCAGAGTTTCTTGTTCCGGGGCCTGGAGCAAGACCCGCTGCTCAGCACCCTCGACCCCGATGGGCTGGTGAGCGAAAAGCTCTACTCCAACCGTCCGGTGTACACCGCCTTTCGGCCCCAAACCTGGCAGGAGCACCTGTACGTGGTGGTGGATGGTGGCCCGGTGATCCTGCGCAGCACTCCTCTGGATCGGGTGATGGCCATGACCTATCCTGGCGGTTGCTTTGGCATGCGCAGTCTGCCTGTGGGCACGGGCGCGGCGACGCGGGCTTTCCCCAGCCTGGTCGAAGCTTACAAAACTACCAATGTGATCAAAATTCCGGTGCAGGTGGTGCAGGATCTCTACGACCAGAATGAAACGTTTCGCGATCGCTACGCCCTGCTGTTTGAGCTGCGAGAAAAGTTTCAGTATCACCTGCTCAATTGCAGCACCTACCCACCCCAGGCGGTGGCAGCGGTGCTGCGGGGGCTGATCTTCCAGGAGCGCAGCCTGGGTGCCCAGCCTCAGGGCACCAAACCAGAGTACGTATTTGACCTGCCCATCGACCTGATTGCCCGCGCCTGCCAGCTCAACCACCGCACCGTGGAGCAAGTGCTCAAGGGCATGACCAAGGCGGGCTACATCAAGACTGACAAACCCGCCGACTCAGCCAACGACCTGGTGAAGGTGGTAGACCCCGAAGGACTAAAGGAGGTCTACGGAGCCACCCGCGACAAGGTCACCTGGTGGCCGCTGAAGTAGATGGCTTAGGATAGTGCTAGCCATTTAAGCCGGAAACTAGGGCAATGACCTCGGCACCTGACCAAACTCCAAGGATTATTCGTACCGAGCGGGGCTTAACCATTTCCGGCACCCGCATCACGCTCTATGACGTGATGGACTATGTGACTGCTCACTATCCACCTAAGTTCATTCGCGGTCTTTTTAATCTGACCGATGAACAGCTAATGGTGGCCTTAGCCTACATAGAAGCAAACTATGCCGAAGTCGAGGCTGAATATCAAACCGTCCTCAAAGAAACCGAGGAACTTCGGCAGTACTACGAAGAGCGTAATCGTACTCTAATCGCTTGTCTCGCTTCACAACCGCCTAAACCAGGAATGGAGGCCGCATGGGCGAAGCTTCAAGCCCAAAAGGCAAAGCATCAAGCTCAAGTTGAATCTCACGCACAATTACTTTGGAGCGAGATAGTATGCAGATAGTTTCTCGCGATCTAGCGATTTTGAGATGATATACAGATATCTTTAGCATATCTTTCCAAATCCAGATAAACATACTGAAAGGTTCCCTTTAATAAAATTTTTGAATTGTCAATCAAAGCTTCATATCTTATTTCATAGAACATGATCCAGGACACTGATTCGGATTTTAATGAATTTCTCGATAAATACTTTTCTGAGAATCCGGAAGACCTAGAGACTTGGCACAAAGGAATCGAAGAAATAATAGCAGGAATTATCGCAAGATTATTTTTGAGTCAAAAAATAGATGAAGCTCGCGCAGACGATTTAAATTATGTCTGGATTCTGATACTAAAGAATCTTGATTTACTTAAGACAATGCCTGCTCAAAGAGCGCAATTCGATCATGATTTTTTGGCATCTGCAAAGGAAGCTGCTCAATCAAGGAGAATACCTGTTGCGATAGTCTTGGTGGCAACTACAATAGAACATCGTTTGAACATTTTCTATCAAGATATTCTAGAAGATTACTCAGGTTTATTATCTGGTGCAGCAACTGAGGCTATAAGAAGTAGCACTTCTGCAAAACTGGGTTGGATTTTCCAATTGACAACTGGCAAAAAACTTTCTAAGCAAATTCTGAATCAAATCAAACAAGTCTTTGACTTGAGAAATGCTTTTGTTCATTTCAAAGCCATATCAGTTCCTTTGGATGAGAAGGATAAATATGAGGAGCTTTTAGAGAAAGTCAACGATATCGGCATGGACAATATTTTAGATTTGCCTGACAAGCTCGAAAGAGAATTGTCTACAATAGTTCACAATCTTGTACCAGCATATAGGAAAGCATATGAATTAGCTAAAATGATAATGAATGAAAAGATTAATGGTAGAGACATATCAAGGATAAAGA from Leptolyngbya sp. KIOST-1 encodes:
- a CDS encoding beta-lactamase hydrolase domain-containing protein, with product MEYGTKVTDALTTMGQVRVEQLQAAVEEGFKAVLNLRVPNELGFWADEQQVAESLGLHYNHIPLRLEHLDEAVIDQILRQLDHLPKPVLVHCAAGMRSTVIALLSTAIAERLTPQQVVEKAYAIGFHHIDNTLVSPQLRERFFDYLARHSQGRRQAA
- a CDS encoding TauD/TfdA dioxygenase family protein, encoding MSVISLTPPALELEIRPLGGRIGAEISGLDLGQPLGDRTIAALRQALLQYKVIFFRHQCLDDHSQVTFARHFGELTGAHPTVAPPANHAAVLDIDYGRSPSRTNFWHTDVTFVDRPPLGSVLRALELPPTGGDTLWANTVTAYHDLPPCLRALADAAWAVHSNAYDYAAATLSPAARAFQEKFSATRYETLHPVVRVHPETGERGLFLGGFARHIRSLSTTESAEVLAMLQSYVTRPENTVRWCWQLGDVAFWDNRVTQHYGVYDYDGQARRVRRVTIAGDVPVGVGGDRSEAIEGDSSGYTPRAA
- a CDS encoding NIL domain-containing protein codes for the protein MWYSNLEYELAGGEPWFPAVPVGLPRSLPVSGWKEHQRYPQGRSLPPLDAAPVEPVVCQVVIPPTYQRLPILSRLTSRFGVTVNILGAALSARRRRGGEFVLALEGGPQQQASSLAYLKDLQVQFVPKRDIKATPRLLNEGESLAQKPVVLPRGCDRVRLQIHIPAHCHPQPVISNLVKDHDVAVTILSASLPSQGDRDGWFELELWGLPSRLEAAVAALNQSDCALWLAK
- a CDS encoding TauD/TfdA dioxygenase family protein; this translates as MTLQPFEVRPVAGRIGAELVGLDLSSPLSDDVILAIRQTLVQHKVIFFRHQHHLDSDGQIAFARRFGPITAAHPTLPPLEQRPEVLDLNYGKNHGYANYWHTDVTFIDTPVLGAVLRAVEIPPVGGDTIWANTVTAYDDLPEPLKTLVNSLWAIHSNAYDYITEATHLSDYFKQYRETFESTVFETRHPVVRVHPESGEKSLVLGGFVRRFQGLSQAESEDLLRTLQSYVTRPENTVRWQWQLGDVAFWDNRATQHYAIADYGDQPRRVQRVTIVGDLPVNAEGESSVAIKGDSAAYNGLLAVAS
- a CDS encoding 1,2-dihydroxy-3-keto-5-methylthiopentene dioxygenase, with amino-acid sequence MAKIRLENGLTITDLPSIAATLAPLGIQLHHWPIGENAELHALLAKASLDDAEKETVLTGLDHYFQQLQVSDGYQNRDLIVLNPDVPNLDALLAKFDKIHSHADNEIRYIVDGEGVFGFVLPDGTQLELTIQPEEYINVPAGTEHWFVLTESRRIKAVRYFTTTDGWVPEYTGREIRVQPVAA
- a CDS encoding fumarate reductase/succinate dehydrogenase flavoprotein subunit, yielding MTNLNTDLGFPTQRLQADVLVVGGGTAGTMAGIKAKQANPDSDVLILEKANIRRSGAIAMGMDGVNTAVIPGNSTPEQYVREITIANDGIVNQKAVYETGRLGFEVIQELESWGVKFQKDPDGNYDLKQVHRVGKYVLPMPEGKDLKKILTRQVKRHGVKVTNRVMATRVIVQNGRATGVVGFDVRSGDFVVIQAKAVILCTGACGRLGLPASGYLYGTYENPTNAGDGYAMAYHAGAEMTNIECFQINPLIKDYNGPACAYVASPFGAYTANAEGHRFINCDYWSGQMMLDIYKELNSGNGPVHLKMYHLDDDTIAKIESILWANERPSRGRFHEGRGENYRTHGVEMNISEIGLCSGHSASGVWVNERAETTVPGLYAAGDMASVPHNYMIGAFVYGRIAGENAVDYLQSLDHLEPDPDFLAAEQTRIYAPLTQPNGIPHTQVEYKLRRLVNDYLQPPKSPHKMEIGLEKFVAYADTLTAMGARDPHELMRCNEVSFIRDCAEMAARASLYRKETRWGLYHYRLDYPDRNDAEWFCHVNLKRTESGEMELFKRPVEPYIVDVDLKREVYDVAVR
- a CDS encoding ferredoxin family protein, with amino-acid sequence MALTTQRVDVPVIVDESKCLEKCNACIEVCPLDVLVKNPETGKAYMKYDECWFCLPCEKECPTGAITVQIPFLLR
- a CDS encoding HEAT repeat domain-containing protein, whose translation is MDSELSQWITLLRSPLLDDRLVAIKTLQHLGDEDAIAPLIDALQDDDPTVQTLVITTLWEFAHPSAIPPLIGCLGSPYEAVRNEALSALKELVSTDDLMKLLDVLQTGNFHAQLNVLVLLRKIHDAQALPFILPFFESENAELREAAVITLRYLNQVVRCEPALALARDPSEVVRRAAVLTLGHLSDEGVVPLLSHLLTEDTDWQVRRNAAQALDTLADPAAIAALVAAVADPEWQVRKFAVRALQKVTDSRALPALINALADESSDVRRDAATALGNLGQTEALSALQQTLNDPDIDVRIFSERAIAQINQTLAQTAHG
- a CDS encoding Mrp/NBP35 family ATP-binding protein, coding for MVSPFQTSAPAPEAIPSSLEEAARKAEVIAQLKHLHEPTLGNDLVSLGMVRHLRVVGDYVYLRLYVGAHQLALEHQVQQRLSELPWVKKVYVQLCTIPGVRTTLAIASGKGGVGKSTTAVQLAIALTRTGAKVGLLDADIYGPNVPQLLGLGQVQVEVVETPEGQRFVPLEVHGIKLMSVGLLAEPDHPLAWRGPVLHKILTQFIQQVAWGDLDYLLVDLPPGTGDAQITLVQESPICGVIMVTTPHAIALADLRRSIHMFRQVGVPVLGLIENMSYLVCPCCDTRTPIFGGGGGAQIAAELSVSLWGQVPIDPGLSEAGKADPTSDSLFKAVFDPIAQGLKGTFGSGE
- a CDS encoding cAMP-binding protein, which encodes MAKAKAPSLASNPIETLTTQSFLFRGLEQDPLLSTLDPDGLVSEKLYSNRPVYTAFRPQTWQEHLYVVVDGGPVILRSTPLDRVMAMTYPGGCFGMRSLPVGTGAATRAFPSLVEAYKTTNVIKIPVQVVQDLYDQNETFRDRYALLFELREKFQYHLLNCSTYPPQAVAAVLRGLIFQERSLGAQPQGTKPEYVFDLPIDLIARACQLNHRTVEQVLKGMTKAGYIKTDKPADSANDLVKVVDPEGLKEVYGATRDKVTWWPLK
- a CDS encoding DUF433 domain-containing protein, whose translation is MTSAPDQTPRIIRTERGLTISGTRITLYDVMDYVTAHYPPKFIRGLFNLTDEQLMVALAYIEANYAEVEAEYQTVLKETEELRQYYEERNRTLIACLASQPPKPGMEAAWAKLQAQKAKHQAQVESHAQLLWSEIVCR